CGCGGCGAAGTCCACGGCGTCCTGCTTGTCCCGGCCCAGCGCCTTGCGTATCCCGTCGGTGAAGCCGACCGAGCGGCCGAGCCCCATGTCGATCCGGCCGGGGAAGAGCGACTCCAGCACCCCGAACTGCTCCGCCACGACCAGCGGTTGATGGTTCGGCAGCATCACACCGCCCGTACCGACCCGGATCGTCGAGGTCGCGGCGGCGACGGCCGCGGCGAGGACGGTCGGCGCGGAGCCCGCCGCTCCCGGCACGCTGTGGTGCTCGGAGACCCAGAAGCGGTGATAGCCGAGCGCCTCCAGCTCCTGGGCGAGACGCACGGTGCCGCGCAGGGCCTCGGGCCCGTCGTGCCCCTCGCGGGTGCGGGAACGGTCGAGTACGGAGATCCGGGTCGATTCGATCAATGCGCTCACGTCTGCTTCAACGTCAGCACCGCGCGAGGATTCCCCAGGTCTGGCGTGGTGCGTCGCAAGGCGGCGGAAAGAGCCGACGCGGAGAGTCGGCGACTGACGACAACGCAGCGAGGCGCCGTGCCAGGGCACGCGAGCCCGGCACGATCCGAAAGACACGCCCTAGGCTGGGGGCGTGACGCGAAACAGCAGGCCACTGGCCATATTCGACCTGGACGGGACACTCGCCGACTCCGGACACCGACAGCACTTCCTGGAGCGCAAGCCGCGTGACTGGGACGCCTTCTTCGCCGCGGCTCCCGAGGACCCGCCGCTGGCGAAGGGCGTCGAGCTGTGCCTCACGGCGGCCGAGGCGTGCGAGGTCATGTACCTCACGGGCAGGCCGGAGCGGTGCCGCAGGGACACCCTGGCCTGGCTGGCCGAACAGGACCTCCCCGCGGGCAAGGTGTTCATGCGGCGCAACGACGACCGCCGGCCCGCCCGCACCACCAAGCTGGAGATCCTGCGGCGGCTGGGCCGGGACCGCGAGATCCGGATGCTGGTGGACGACGACGAGCTGGTGTGCGACGAGGCCGAGCGGGCCGGCTTCCCGGTCGTACGGGCCCGGTGGGCGGCCGGTACGACCGAGGCGCTGAAGGACGCGCAGGAGCGGGAGGGCCGTACCTGATCCCGGCACTCCTCAGGAGGGTCGCCGACGGGCTCAGTCGCCGCCCTGCCCGCTCGCCGACGGGCTCGGTCGCCGCCCTGCTCAGTCGCCGTCCTCGAGGCGGAAGCCGACCTTGAGGCCGACCTGGTAGTGCTGGATCTGCCCGTCGACGATCTGGCCGCGGACCTGGGTCATCTCGAACCAGTCGAGTCCCCGCAGGGTCTGGGCCGCACGGGTGATGCCGTTCTGGATGGCCTGGTCGACGCCCTCCGGTGAGGTGCCGACGATCTCGGTGACCCGGTAGGTGTGATTCGTCATGGGTGGCGCACTCCTCTCGATACGTTCACTCAACGGTGCCCCACCAGGACGCGCTGCGCGAGGCGTCGGGCGCCGGACGGTCGTCCCCGGCGGGCCCCAGGGCCAGCCGGGAGACGATGCGGTAGCGGTCGCCGCGGTAGAGGGAGCGCACGTACTCCACCGGACGGCCGGCGCTGTCCGAGGTGACACGGTCGAAGAGCAGGGCAGGGGAGAGTTCCGGGACGCCGAGCAGCTGCGCCTCGCCCTCGCTGAGCACGGTCGGCTCGATCGACTGCACGGCCCGGGCGGTCGTGACCCGGCGCTCCTTGTGCAGATAGGCGTAGAAGCCCGTCTCCATCTGCTCCGGGGTGAGCCCCGGCACGAGGTCGGCGGGGATGTGCAGATACTCCAGCGCGATGGCCGCACCGTCGACCAGCCGCAGCCGGGCCACGTACACCAGCTCGGCGGCGGGGGAAACGTTCAGCTTGCGGCCGACGCGGGCGCCGGCGGTGACGGCACGGAATTCAAGCACCCGGCTTGTCCAGGAGCCCGGGGCGTGCGGGGCCGTGGCCGGGCGGCTCTCGGCGACGAGTTCCTGGGTGATCTTGGCGGGGGCGACGAACATGCCGCGGCCGTGTTCGCGTACGAGTCGTCCGGTGGCGACGAGTTCGTCGACGGCGGCGCGCAAGGTGGGGCGGGACACGCCGAGTTGGGCGCTGAGGGTGCGCTCGGAGGGGATCGCGTCCCCGGGACGCCGGTCCTCGACCAGGGCGAGCAGATGCGCGCGCACCCGCTCCCGCTTGAGCACCGCTCTGGGTGAGCGGTTGTCGTGCATGCTTGCCTCCCCAACAGGGCGCCCCCACGCCGGATCCTGCGGGTCAGTATGCATCTCCGCTCGCCGGAGAGGGCCCCTGCCGAATCCGGCCGGACGCAGTGTTCAGGCCATTCACGTGGTGCTGATTGACCGTCATACTCCGTGGTGTGCGGTCCGACGGCCGGAGCCGCCCGATCGGCGAGGTTCGGACGCACGGCCGCGTGTTCCGCACCCAGCTGCTGCATATACGCACCGAGGGCGGGGCGTTGCGTGTGACCCGGAATGCCCTGCTGGGCAAGATATGGCTGGTGCGGGGCGGGTTCGGGTCGGTGGCCTTTTCAGATGTGAGGGGGAGCGGATGGGGGCGGTGTGGATCCTGCTGCCGCTGCTGCGGACGCTGGCCCGGGTCAGCGTCCGGGCGGGTGGGCAATTGCTCGGGGTCGCGCTGCTGCGGTGCCTCACACCCATGTGGGTGCTGGTGCGGCCGCAGGCGATGGCGCGGCGCCTCGCTTGGGGCGAGGAGGCCGTCGCGGTGTACCGCGCCCTCATGGTCGGCGGGCGCCCCCGTCAGGGACATCGGAACGGATTGGCCCGCTCCCTTGCCCTGTACGCCCATGTGCTGCAGCTGAGCGGCCGTTACGAGGAGGCGCTCGCCGCTGCGGACGAGTCCCTGGCCGTCCCCGGCGCCCGTGCCTCCGCGACGCAGAACGCCTACACCCTCCACGTCCGCGCGCAGGCGCTTGCCGAGACCAACCGGCTCGACGAGGCGCTCACCGTGGCCCGGGAGTGCGTGGCGGCGTACCGGCACGCTGTGCCCAGGCGCCGGGACAGGTCGTTGGGGAGCCACCTCGGTGCCCTGCGCACGTACGCGTGGGTGCTGGGCCGCTTGCCCCGCGTGGCGGAGTCCGTGGCCGTCTACCTCGAGTGCCACGCGCTGCTGCGGGACATGTCCCTGTGGCAACTGATCCGCATCCAGTCGGTGCAGGCCCGCGTGCGGATCGAGCTGACCGGCGGACTGTGCGACCTCGGCCGGTACGACGAGGCGGTCGCCGCCGGTACCGACGCCCGGGAGTGGACCGACGGCCTCGGCCCACGGCTCTACCCCGAGCTCCAGCCGCTGCGCGCCCAGCTCCTGACCGACCTGGCATGGAGCTACGGCGCGACCCGCGACCTCCCCCGGGCGTGCGACACCGCCGAGCAGGCCGTCGCCCTGTGCCGAGCCCTGGCCGAGCGCGATCCGGCAACCGGCGAACCCTGCCTCGTCCTCGCCCTGGAATGCCTGGCACACCACCTCGGCGAACTGGAAGTCCCCGCGGGGGAACGGCGGGTACTGGGTGAGTTGGTCGACCTCTGCGCCCGGCTCGCCCGCACCCTCCCCGACGACTACGAGCCGCGGCTCGCCACAGCCCTGGATGTCCTGGCCTTCCGCCACTGGAGGCAGGGCGCCCACCGCAAGGCCGTTGAGGCCGCCGAGCGCAGTGCCGACGCCTACCGCAGCGCCGCCGGGCGCAATCCCCAGGCGTACGAACCCGAACTGGCCCGGGTGCTGGCCGACCTCAGCGCCCGGCAGTGCGGCAGGGGCAACGCCGACGCCGCCGTGGCCAACGGCCGCGAGGCACTGGCGATCACGCGTCGGCTGGCCGAGTCCGAGGGGGACACGTACCAGCCCCTCATCGCCGAACGCCTGCAGTTCCTCGCCCAGGCCCTGCGCCGCACCGGCGACGGCCCGGGGGCGCTGGCCTGCTACGAGGAGGCCGAGACCGTCCTTCGGGCGCTCATGGCGGACGCCGACCCGGAGTCCCATGAAGCCGAGCTCGCCGCCACCCTCTCCGCCCTTGCCGCCACCCTCCGCACGACTGCCGAGGCCCACCTCACCGCGGGCCGCGCCGACGAGGCCGTCACCGCCCTGCGCCGCCTGCTCGCCCTCGCCCTGCGTGCCGACCGGAGCGATGTCCACGCGGCCTGCCTCACCGCCTTCGCCCGGGCCCGCGCGCAGGCCCCCGACGAGGTCGGGGAGGCCTGGCAGCGGGCCACGACGGACCCGTTCCCGTCGTTCGTCTATCGGGCTTCCTAGCGCCTGGATTCCGACCGCAATCGGTCAGTACGCGTCGCCAGTCGTCGACGAGGTGATGATGTCGCCGTGCGCGAAGTCGCCCGGCGGAATGCCGGGATGGTGGCCCTCCGGGCGTGGATGCGGCACGGAAGTGCCGAGCGCGAGCCGGGAGACGATGCGGTAGCGGTCGCCGCGGTAGACGGAGTGGACGTACTCGACCGGGTGGCCGGCGGTGTCGGTGGTCAGCCGTTCCACGAGCAGCGCGGGGGAGAGGACCGGGACGTCCAGCACCGCGGCCTCGGCCTCGTTGACGACGGTCGGCTCGATGGACTGCACCGCCTCGTCGACGTACACCTGGTGGTGCTCCCGCAGATGGTCGTACAGATCGCCGGCCTCCAGCTCGTGTGGGGTGAGGGAGGGGACCAGCTCGGCCGGGATGTGCAGATGCTCGATGGCCATCGGAGCTCCGTCGACCAGCCGGAGACGGGCGATGTAGACCAGCTCGGCGGCGGGGGAGACACGCAGCTTGCGGCCGATGCGGGCGCCGGCGCGGATGGTGGCGAGTTCCAGGACGGTGCTGGACCAGGTGCCCGCGGCCCTCGGCACGGCGAACGTGGCGTCGTCGGCGACGAGTTCCTGGGTGATCTTGGCGGGGGCGACGAACATCCCGCGGCCGTGCTCGCGTACGAGCTGTCCCGTGGCGACGAGTTCGTCGACGGCGGCGCGCAAGGTGGGGCGGGACACCCCGAGTTGGGCGCTGAGGCTGCGCTCGGAGGGGATCGCGTCGCCCGGACGGCCCGCCTCGATGAGGCCGAGCAGGAACTCCCTGACCCGCTCCCGCTTCAGTACGGCACCCGAAGAGCTGCTCTCCATGGACCTGGCCTCTCTGCTCCACACCAATGACCACTGGTCAGATGGTAAGCGGCATTCTGACCAGTGACCCCGTGGCCCATCCGGTGTGGTGCGTGAACAGCCAATGTTTTCAGGGCACTTGACGACTTCATTGGTCCATGCCACCTTCTAGCCACGCCATTGGCCAGTTGACCAATTGGTCAACTCCCTCTCGAGGTGACCGCGTGAAGATCCGCTTCATCGCCGCTGCTGCAGCCCCAGGGTCTTCCCGTGCTTCCCTCATATCTGGACGCCGGGTCCGGCGGTCGTGACCGGCCCGGATTCCAGGCGCGGATGCACTCCCACAGAGCCCGGCTCGACGCGCTCGCCGTGCCGAGCCGACCCCCCATGCACCACCCGTCCGGAGAGGAAACCCCATGAGCCACAGTCCCCTGCGCAAACGTGCCGTCGTTGCCGCCGCAGTGGCGGCCGGCCTCGGCTGCGCGGCGCTGACCGCGCTGCCCGCCGCTGCCGCCGGAGAGCAGGTCAAGGTCCAGTACCGGCAGAGCTCCACCGGTGGCGACCAGGCCGAGCCCTGGTTCAAGGTCGTCAACACCGGCAGCAGCTCCGTCCCGCTGAACCAGGTCAGGATCCGGTACTACTTCAAGGCCGACGCGGGCGCCTCGTACACCTTCGCCTGCTCCTGGGCGGTCAAGGGCTGCGCAAACATCACCGGCACTTTCGGCACGCTCGCGCAGACCACCGCCACAGCGGACCGCTATCTGGAGATCGGCTTCACGGCGGGAGCGGGCTCGCTCGCACCGGGCGCGGACACCGGAGACATGCAGCTGCGCTTCCACCGCTCCAACTGGCAGCCGCTGAACCAGAGCGATGACTACTCCTTCGCCGCGTCGCAGACGGCGTACGGGGACTGGGCCAAGGTCACCGCGAGTGTGGGTGGGACAACGGTCTGGGGCACGGCCCCGGCGGGCAACGACCCCGATCCGGACCCGACCGACCCGCCCGTCGACGGAGACACGCTCTTCGACGACTTCAACTACGCCGCCCACACCGACCCGGCGATCGGGGCCCACGGCTGGTACGTGCGCTCCAACTCCGGCGGTCCCGGCGTGCCGGGCGCGACCTGGGCGCCGCAGAACGTCACCTTCGCCAAGGAGGGCACCAACTCGATCATGAACCTGGAGACCTCCACGGCCGGCACCGGAGAGTCCACCGAGCAGACCGAAGTCCTCACCCGGGCCATTAAGTTCAAGAACGGCACCTACGCTGCCCGGGTGAAGTTCTCCGACGCGCCGAAGTCGGGGCCCGACGGCGACCACCTCGTCCAGACCTTCTTCACCACCAACGACCTCAAGGCCCCGATGGCCGACGACTACGCGGAGTACGACTTCGAGTATCTGCCCAACGGCGGCTGGGGCGAGCCCGCCAACATCCTCTACACCACCTCCTGGGAGACCTACCGGCCCGACCCCTGGGAGGCGGTCAACCAGCACTCCGAGGTCCGCGCGAGCTACGCCGGCTGGCACGACCTCGTTGTCACCATCGACAACAGCAACATCACCTACTACGTCGACGGCCAGGGGTTCGGCCGTCACGACGCCCGCTATCTGCCCGAGCGGCCGATGTCCATCAACTTCAACCAGTGGCTGATCGATCTGGCGGGCCAGAGCAGCACCGCACCGCGGGCGTACGACCAGAAGGTCGACTACGTACTGCATGTAAAGGATCAGGTGCTGACTCCGGCCCAGGTCGCGGACCGGATCGCCGCCTACCGGGCGGCCGGGACCACCTTCGAGGACACGGTGCCGGGCGGTCAGTGAGCATGCCCAGGGGCGGACGCCAGGCGCGCGTCCGCCCCTCCGCCGCATCCGAGCACACCTTCCGGGGCTTGACCGGTTCTTTGGTACAGACCAAACTCCAGCCACACCCGTGCGAGCGCGGAGCGCGCTTTCCCCCCATGTCGGGTTCACGCTCCCGTGCCCTCACGCAGAAGGTGACCCCCTGTGAAGAACCACTCGCTCGCCCTGTCCGTCGCGCTCGTCTCCGCTCTCACCCTCGGCGGCTGCGGGCTTGTGCCGGGCGCCGGATCCGACACCCGCACGGTCAGGATCTGGCTGATGAAGGACAGCGTCACCGACGACTTCCTGAAGCGCTTCACCGCCGCGTACACGGAGGACAACCCTTCCGTGAAGCTGGAGTTCACCTTCCAGGAGTGGACCGGCATCGGCAAGAAGGTCACCGCGGCACTGGAGGACGACGAGGCGCCGGACATCATCGAGGTGGGCAATACGCAGGTCGCGCAGTACGCGGAGAGCGACGGACTGTGGGACCTCACCCTTGAATCGGTCCGCGACCTCGGCAACGAGGACTGGCTGCCCGGCCTCGCCGAACCGGGCAGCATCAACGGCTCGCAGTACGGCATTCCCTGGTACGCGGCAAACCGCGTCGTCATCTACAACAAGGACCTCTTCACCGGCGCCGGGATCAAGCAGCCGCCGAAGACCAGAGCGCAGTGGCTCGAGTACTCCGAGAGACTCAACGGCAACGGCGTGCAGGGCATCTATCTCTCCGGTCAGGACTGGTACAGCCTGGCCGGGTTCATCTGGGACGAGGGCGGCGAGCTGGCCGTCGACAAGGGCGGCTGGGAGGGCGCGCTGGACACCCCGGCGGCGCTGCGCGGCATGGAGTTCTACAAGCAGCTTCAGTCGCACGGCGAAGGGCCCAAGGGCGGGGACGAGGAGACACCGCCGCAGGCCGAGGTCTTCGCCAAGGGCAACGTCGCCCAGATGATCGCCGTACCGAGCGCCGCCACCGTCATCGAGAAGGCCAACCCCGAGCTCAAGGGCAAGCTCGGCTTCTTCCCCGTACCGGGCAAGACGGCCGCGAGACCCGGCACCGTCTTCACCGGCGGTTCCGATCTGATCGTCCCCGAGAACGCGCGCGAACGGACGGCCGCGGTCGAGGTGGTCAAGGCGCTGGCCGGTGAGCGGTGGCAGACGGATCTCGCCCGGACGATGAACTACGTGCCCAACAAGACGACACTCGCGGGCGTCATCAGGGGCGAGGAGAGTACGGCGGCGATGGCCGCGGGAGCCGCACACGGCAAGGCGACGCCCAATTCTCCGCAGTGGGGCACTGTCGAGGCCGACAACCCGATCAAGCCGTACATGACGGCCGTGCTGCAGGGCAAGGAGCCCCGGCGCGAAGCGCGGGCCGCGTCGGCGCGCATCACCGCGGCGCTCCTGCCCCGCTGAGCACGAGGGTCCGGACCGTCCGTAGCGAGCGGGCCGCTCGCTCATCGGGCTGAACCAGAGGACGGACCCTCACGCTCTGTGCAGTTCCTGTGGCACCACATCCCCGGCATTCAGCCGTCGCACATCCACTCTCCGCCGAGCGGTCATGTCGAATCCAGTCGGCCACGGAAGAAGTAAGGAGCCGGGCCGCCGCACCCGCGGTCCGTCCCTTCCGTCCGGCACAGGAGACCGTCATGCCCGCTCTGCCAGCTGTCGTCCCCGCCCCGCTCCCCGCACAGCTCGTCACGCCCCTCGATGCCCCGCTCCCCTCGCCCGGCGCCGAATCCGACCAGCCCCGCTATGTCGTCGGGCTCGCCCGCGACCAGGAGGACGTACGGGCCGCGCAGCGGCTGCGCCACCTGGTCTTCGCCGGCGAGATGGGCGCCAGGCTGGACGGTCCCGAGCCGGGTCTGGACATCGACGCCTTCGACGCGTACTGCGACCACCTCCTGGTCCGCGAGGCCGACACCGGCGAGGTCGTGGGCACCTACCGGCTGCTGCCGCCCGACCGCGCCCAGGTCGCTGGACGCCTCTACTCCGAGACCGAGTTCGACCTCGCCAGGCTCTCCCCGATCCGCCACGACCTCGTCGAGGTCGGCCGCTCGTGTGTCCACCCGCGGCACCGCAACGGCGCCGTCATCGCGCTCATCTGGGCCGGTCTCGCCCGCTACATGGCCCGCACCGGGCACAACTGGCTGGCCGGCTGCTGCTCGATCCCGCTCGCCGACGGCGGCACCCTCGCGGCCGCCACCTGGGACACCGTGAAGGCCAAGAACCTCGCGCCCGAGGAGTACTGGGTCACCCCCCACAAGCTCTGGAACCCCGACTCCGTCGAGCGGCCCGCCGGACGCACCGAGCTGCCCGCGCTGCTCCGCGGCTACCTGCGGCTCGGCGCCTGGGTGTGCGGAGCGCCCGCCCACGACCCCGACTTCGGCGTCGCGGACCTCTACGTCCTGCTGTCGCTGCGCCGCACCAACCCCCGCTACCTGCGGCACTTCCTCTCCCTCGCGCCCGTACGGTGAGCGTCTGGCTGCCCAGTGCGCCCTGCACCCCGCGGGGCTGCGCGACCCACCACGGCCCGGCCGCCGGCTACCTCACGGCGGCCGCCCGGCTGCTGGCGGGAATCGTGACCGTGCTCGCCGGCCTGCTGCTCGGGCCGCTGGTCGCGCTGCTCGCGGTGGTGCTCGGCACCCGGTTCCGGCACCTGATGACCCGCTGCTGGGCGCGCGCGGTGGTGCGCGCCTTCGGCGTACGGATACGGGTCATCGGCAGGCCGTACGCGCCCCGGGCGTCCCTGGTTGTCGCCAACCACATCTCCTGGCTGGACATACCGCTGATCGCGGCCTCCCTCCCGGGACGGATGCTGGCCAAGAGCGAGATCCGGCGCTGGCCGGTGCTCGGGCCGCTCGCCGCGCGGGGCGGCACGCTCTTCCTGGAGCGCGACCGGCTCCGTACGCTGCCCGCCACCGTGCGGGAGATGGCGTCCGCGCTCGACGGCGGCGCGCGCGTCATAGCCTTCCCCGAAGGCTCCACCTGGTGCGGTCGTGAGCAGGGCAGATTCCGGCACGCCGTCTTCCAGGCGGCGCTGGACGCGGGCGCCGCCGTCCAGCCCGTACGCATCCGCTATCTGCCCACCGGCGCCGCCGCGTTCGTCGGGGACGACTCGCTCGGCGCCTCCCTGTGGCGGGTGGTGGCGGCCGGCGGGCTCACCGCGGAGATCCGGCTGCTGCCGGCCATCCCCGCGGGGAGCTGCCCCGACCGCCGTTCACTGGCCCGCGCGGCTCAGCTGGCCGTCGCCAGCGACAGCGCGAACCTGCCCTCCGTGTCCGTCCACCAGTGGGTCAGCTCCAGCTCGGCGGCGGCCAGTTCGGTGCGTACCCCCTCCTGACGGAACTTCGCCGAGATCTCCGTACACATCTCCTCGCCCGCCTCGAAGGGGACCACGAGATCCAGCTCAGGGATCTTCACGGTCAGCGCGAAGCGGGCGCGCAGCCGCATCTCGATCCATTCCTGTTCCCGGTCCCACAGCGCCACATGCTCGAAGTCGTCGGGGTCGACGTCCGCGCCCAGCTCCCGGGCGATGACGGACAGCACGTTCTTGTTGAACGCGGCCGTCACCCCGGACGCGTCGTCGTACGCCCTGACCAGGACGTCCTCGTCCTTCACCAGATCCGTGCCGAGCAGCAGCGCATCGCCGGGTGCGAGCAGCGAACGCACGGAGCGCAGGAACACGGCGCGCTCGGCGGGCAGCAGATTGCCGATCGTGCCGCCCAGGAAGGCGACCAGGCGCGGCCCGGGGGTGCCGGGCAGCGCGAGGCCGCGGGTGAAGTCGGCGATCAGGGCATGGACGTTCAGCCCCGGCCGCTCCTCGAGCAGCGCCTTCGCCGCGCCGGTCAGGGCGCTCTCGCTCACATCGACCGGCACATAACTGTGCAGCGACGGCAGGGCGTCCAGCAGATGCCGGGTCTTCTCCGAGGAGCCCGAGCCGAGCTCCACGAGGGTGTGCGCCCCGCTCGCGGCGGCGATCTCGGGGGCCCGGTGGAGAAGGATCTCCCGCTCGGCGCGGGTGGGGTAGTACTCGGGCAGCCGGGTGATCTCCTCGAACAGCTCGCTGCCACGGGCGTCGTAGAACCACTTGGGCGGCAGCGCCTTGGGCGTACGGGTCAGGCCGTGCAGCACATCGGCGCGCAGAGCGGCCTCCGTCGCGTCCTCGGGCAGGGTTCGGGTCAGCAGGAACGGGCTCACTCCGTCGGCTCCTTGAGCGGGGTCAGTAGAACATCGGTGCGGGTTGCGGCGAGCAGTGTGCGGTCGGGCACCTCTCGCCAGTGCGGATCGTCGTCGTACGGCTCCGAGGCCACGACCGTGCGGCGGCCGGGCTCGGCCAGATACCAGAGGGTGTCGCCCCACGCGGTCGCCGCGATCGTCTCGCCGTCCGTGAGGAGGAGATTGAGCCGGGAACCCGGCGCGGCCCCGGCGACCTCGCGGACGGTGTCGGCGAGCGCCTGGCCCAGCTCGTCGCCGTCGCGCAGCCGGTGCAGCACCAGCGCCCACACCAGCGCCGAGTCGCAGCGCGCCTCCAGCGACAGCAGCTCGGCCGCGGGCAGGGTCAGGGCGAGCGGCTCCAGGGAGCCGGGCCAGCCCCGTACCGCGCCGTTGTGGCTGAACAGCCAGGGCCCGGCGGCGAACGGCGCGGCCGCCGCCTCACCGTCGGCGCCCGCCTCGGTGGCGTCGCGGACGGCGGCGAGAAGCGCCCCGCTGCTCACCACCCGGGCGAGATCGGCGAAGGAGAGATCGGCCCAGACGGGTCCCGAGCGGCGGTACCGGGCGGGCACGGGATCGCCTTCGGCGTACCAGCCGACCCCGAAACCATCGGCGTTGACCGTTCCGTGCCGCTGATGACGCGGTGCCCACGACTGCCGGTACAGGCTGTGCGCGGGCTCGACGATCAGCTGCCCGAGGGGCAGTGGCGGACCGAGGTAGGCGATATGGCGGCACATCAGCGGCGGCCCTCCTGCGGATCCGCGTCCCGTGCGGTACGGAATCCGGAGAAGATCTGGCGGCGCACCGGCAGATCCCAGTTGCGGAAGGTCCCGCGGCAGGCCACCGCGTCCACGGCGAACGAACCGCCGCGCAGCACCTTGTGCGCGCTGCCGAAGAAGACCTCGGAGTACTCGCGGTAGGGGAAGGGAGCGAAGCCCGGATACGGGAGGAAGTCGCTCGACGTCCACTCCCATACGTCACCGATCAACTGCCGTACTCCGAGGGGCGATT
The Streptomyces lunaelactis genome window above contains:
- a CDS encoding cellulose binding domain-containing protein, producing the protein MSHSPLRKRAVVAAAVAAGLGCAALTALPAAAAGEQVKVQYRQSSTGGDQAEPWFKVVNTGSSSVPLNQVRIRYYFKADAGASYTFACSWAVKGCANITGTFGTLAQTTATADRYLEIGFTAGAGSLAPGADTGDMQLRFHRSNWQPLNQSDDYSFAASQTAYGDWAKVTASVGGTTVWGTAPAGNDPDPDPTDPPVDGDTLFDDFNYAAHTDPAIGAHGWYVRSNSGGPGVPGATWAPQNVTFAKEGTNSIMNLETSTAGTGESTEQTEVLTRAIKFKNGTYAARVKFSDAPKSGPDGDHLVQTFFTTNDLKAPMADDYAEYDFEYLPNGGWGEPANILYTTSWETYRPDPWEAVNQHSEVRASYAGWHDLVVTIDNSNITYYVDGQGFGRHDARYLPERPMSINFNQWLIDLAGQSSTAPRAYDQKVDYVLHVKDQVLTPAQVADRIAAYRAAGTTFEDTVPGGQ
- the egtD gene encoding L-histidine N(alpha)-methyltransferase, with amino-acid sequence MSPFLLTRTLPEDATEAALRADVLHGLTRTPKALPPKWFYDARGSELFEEITRLPEYYPTRAEREILLHRAPEIAAASGAHTLVELGSGSSEKTRHLLDALPSLHSYVPVDVSESALTGAAKALLEERPGLNVHALIADFTRGLALPGTPGPRLVAFLGGTIGNLLPAERAVFLRSVRSLLAPGDALLLGTDLVKDEDVLVRAYDDASGVTAAFNKNVLSVIARELGADVDPDDFEHVALWDREQEWIEMRLRARFALTVKIPELDLVVPFEAGEEMCTEISAKFRQEGVRTELAAAELELTHWWTDTEGRFALSLATAS
- a CDS encoding GntR family transcriptional regulator; protein product: MESSSSGAVLKRERVREFLLGLIEAGRPGDAIPSERSLSAQLGVSRPTLRAAVDELVATGQLVREHGRGMFVAPAKITQELVADDATFAVPRAAGTWSSTVLELATIRAGARIGRKLRVSPAAELVYIARLRLVDGAPMAIEHLHIPAELVPSLTPHELEAGDLYDHLREHHQVYVDEAVQSIEPTVVNEAEAAVLDVPVLSPALLVERLTTDTAGHPVEYVHSVYRGDRYRIVSRLALGTSVPHPRPEGHHPGIPPGDFAHGDIITSSTTGDAY
- a CDS encoding phosphatase domain-containing protein, whose amino-acid sequence is MTRNSRPLAIFDLDGTLADSGHRQHFLERKPRDWDAFFAAAPEDPPLAKGVELCLTAAEACEVMYLTGRPERCRRDTLAWLAEQDLPAGKVFMRRNDDRRPARTTKLEILRRLGRDREIRMLVDDDELVCDEAERAGFPVVRARWAAGTTEALKDAQEREGRT
- a CDS encoding lysophospholipid acyltransferase family protein, with the protein product MSVWLPSAPCTPRGCATHHGPAAGYLTAAARLLAGIVTVLAGLLLGPLVALLAVVLGTRFRHLMTRCWARAVVRAFGVRIRVIGRPYAPRASLVVANHISWLDIPLIAASLPGRMLAKSEIRRWPVLGPLAARGGTLFLERDRLRTLPATVREMASALDGGARVIAFPEGSTWCGREQGRFRHAVFQAALDAGAAVQPVRIRYLPTGAAAFVGDDSLGASLWRVVAAGGLTAEIRLLPAIPAGSCPDRRSLARAAQLAVASDSANLPSVSVHQWVSSSSAAASSVRTPS
- a CDS encoding extracellular solute-binding protein; the encoded protein is MKNHSLALSVALVSALTLGGCGLVPGAGSDTRTVRIWLMKDSVTDDFLKRFTAAYTEDNPSVKLEFTFQEWTGIGKKVTAALEDDEAPDIIEVGNTQVAQYAESDGLWDLTLESVRDLGNEDWLPGLAEPGSINGSQYGIPWYAANRVVIYNKDLFTGAGIKQPPKTRAQWLEYSERLNGNGVQGIYLSGQDWYSLAGFIWDEGGELAVDKGGWEGALDTPAALRGMEFYKQLQSHGEGPKGGDEETPPQAEVFAKGNVAQMIAVPSAATVIEKANPELKGKLGFFPVPGKTAARPGTVFTGGSDLIVPENARERTAAVEVVKALAGERWQTDLARTMNYVPNKTTLAGVIRGEESTAAMAAGAAHGKATPNSPQWGTVEADNPIKPYMTAVLQGKEPRREARAASARITAALLPR
- a CDS encoding GntR family transcriptional regulator yields the protein MHDNRSPRAVLKRERVRAHLLALVEDRRPGDAIPSERTLSAQLGVSRPTLRAAVDELVATGRLVREHGRGMFVAPAKITQELVAESRPATAPHAPGSWTSRVLEFRAVTAGARVGRKLNVSPAAELVYVARLRLVDGAAIALEYLHIPADLVPGLTPEQMETGFYAYLHKERRVTTARAVQSIEPTVLSEGEAQLLGVPELSPALLFDRVTSDSAGRPVEYVRSLYRGDRYRIVSRLALGPAGDDRPAPDASRSASWWGTVE
- a CDS encoding tetratricopeptide repeat protein, with amino-acid sequence MGAVWILLPLLRTLARVSVRAGGQLLGVALLRCLTPMWVLVRPQAMARRLAWGEEAVAVYRALMVGGRPRQGHRNGLARSLALYAHVLQLSGRYEEALAAADESLAVPGARASATQNAYTLHVRAQALAETNRLDEALTVARECVAAYRHAVPRRRDRSLGSHLGALRTYAWVLGRLPRVAESVAVYLECHALLRDMSLWQLIRIQSVQARVRIELTGGLCDLGRYDEAVAAGTDAREWTDGLGPRLYPELQPLRAQLLTDLAWSYGATRDLPRACDTAEQAVALCRALAERDPATGEPCLVLALECLAHHLGELEVPAGERRVLGELVDLCARLARTLPDDYEPRLATALDVLAFRHWRQGAHRKAVEAAERSADAYRSAAGRNPQAYEPELARVLADLSARQCGRGNADAAVANGREALAITRRLAESEGDTYQPLIAERLQFLAQALRRTGDGPGALACYEEAETVLRALMADADPESHEAELAATLSALAATLRTTAEAHLTAGRADEAVTALRRLLALALRADRSDVHAACLTAFARARAQAPDEVGEAWQRATTDPFPSFVYRAS
- a CDS encoding dodecin, with the protein product MTNHTYRVTEIVGTSPEGVDQAIQNGITRAAQTLRGLDWFEMTQVRGQIVDGQIQHYQVGLKVGFRLEDGD
- a CDS encoding GNAT family N-acetyltransferase is translated as MPALPAVVPAPLPAQLVTPLDAPLPSPGAESDQPRYVVGLARDQEDVRAAQRLRHLVFAGEMGARLDGPEPGLDIDAFDAYCDHLLVREADTGEVVGTYRLLPPDRAQVAGRLYSETEFDLARLSPIRHDLVEVGRSCVHPRHRNGAVIALIWAGLARYMARTGHNWLAGCCSIPLADGGTLAAATWDTVKAKNLAPEEYWVTPHKLWNPDSVERPAGRTELPALLRGYLRLGAWVCGAPAHDPDFGVADLYVLLSLRRTNPRYLRHFLSLAPVR